A region of uncultured Anaeromusa sp. DNA encodes the following proteins:
- a CDS encoding methyl-accepting chemotaxis protein, translated as MHQAAEILNSFCAVAEYIPQLVNHKMGMVVCNRERWIAVNSIEELRKQVCLGEVVKSGSAVHQAMQLKRRVCVHVDKVVYGIPYVAVSMPIYEGDAIVGAVAIHESLETASILLESAAELQEAAAMMKEVIDKVHEDAQSLAGVGGLLKQLSGDAQKHVKGTDQVLNFIKNVASQTNLLGLNAAIEAARVGELGRGFGVVAEEVRKLAVDSAGSAGQIETILKDIGGSISKISNEIVRIESLAEQQAQELSGVTDHGRRLIELSVRLNELASSLNCSEK; from the coding sequence ATGCATCAGGCTGCAGAAATATTGAACTCCTTTTGCGCGGTTGCTGAGTACATACCACAGCTTGTCAATCATAAAATGGGCATGGTTGTTTGTAATCGGGAGCGGTGGATTGCCGTTAATTCCATAGAAGAACTGCGTAAGCAGGTGTGCTTGGGAGAAGTGGTAAAGTCAGGCTCGGCGGTGCATCAGGCGATGCAACTCAAACGTCGGGTTTGCGTACATGTGGATAAAGTGGTTTACGGCATACCCTATGTTGCCGTTAGTATGCCGATTTACGAGGGAGACGCGATTGTAGGAGCCGTGGCTATTCATGAATCCTTGGAGACAGCGTCTATTTTGTTGGAGTCAGCAGCGGAGCTGCAAGAAGCGGCTGCTATGATGAAAGAGGTCATCGACAAGGTGCATGAAGATGCCCAATCGTTGGCTGGCGTTGGCGGCCTTTTAAAACAGTTGTCTGGAGATGCGCAAAAACATGTCAAAGGGACGGATCAGGTATTGAATTTTATCAAGAATGTCGCTAGCCAGACTAATTTGTTGGGGTTAAACGCCGCCATTGAAGCGGCGCGAGTTGGCGAATTGGGACGAGGTTTTGGCGTAGTGGCGGAAGAAGTGCGCAAGCTAGCTGTGGATAGCGCTGGCTCGGCGGGACAAATTGAAACCATTTTAAAAGACATAGGGGGCAGTATTAGTAAAATCAGCAATGAAATTGTGCGGATTGAGTCGCTGGCGGAGCAGCAGGCACAGGAGCTTTCCGGCGTTACCGATCATGGTCGGCGTTTGATTGAACTGTCGGTGCGTCTGAATGAACTGGCCAGCAGTTTGAATTGCTCGGAAAAATAG